Within Chloroflexota bacterium, the genomic segment ATCAACCGCGCTGGCGACGATGCGGCTGGCCTGTACGTTAGTGAGAAGCTGCGCGGCCAGACCCGGGGCTTGAACCAGGCGGTTCGCAACGCCCAGGACGGCATCTCGATGATCCAGACCGCTGAGGGCGGCCTGAACGAGACCCACACCATCCTGCAGCGCATGCGTGAGCTGGCGGTCCAGGGCGCGAAC encodes:
- a CDS encoding flagellin, whose amino-acid sequence is MRINTNVNANNVQRNLNSTNGMLSKSIEKLSSGLRINRAGDDAAGLYVSEKLRGQTRGLNQAVRNAQDGISMIQTAEGGLNETHTILQRMRELAVQGAN